The DNA window cataaCACCAAGAAgcaaactcaaattaaatcataACACTATGGATCTAAGaatatgaaggagtgaaaaaaatgaaggagtgaaaaaacGAAGAAGAAAGATAAGGAAACGATGCCCGCCGAATCGGCTGGAGATGGAGAAACGGTGGTCGCCTCCAAGATGATAGAAACCAAATGACAAAGACCATGAGATTTTGAGATTGGAGTGGTCGACGACATCGCTAGGGTTTGTGGCTGCGCTAGGGTTTGTGGAGAAAACAGAGAAGAGAGAAGACAGAAGacgaagagaaagaggaaagaggaaagagaagatagagagaaagagaaagaggaaaaggaaagagatagagaaaacagagagagaatgagaaaagaaaaagtgaaatttgaaatttgaaattagaCCAATGGGAATCTAACACTTGTTGAAAAAGGTGAAAAATTTGTGTTGTATTTAGTTGATTACTAAAATGCCCTTTTTCATTTGTAAATGCGCTAGGGTTTGTGGAGAAAACAGAGAAGAGAGAAGACAGAAGacgaagagaaagaggaaagaggaaagagaagatagagagaaagagaaagaggaaaaggaaagagatagagaaaacagagagagaatgagaaaagaaaaagtgaaatttgaaatttgaaattagaCCAATGGGAATCTAACACTTGTTGAAAAAGGTGAAAAATTTGTGTTGTATTTAGTTGATTACTAAAATGCCCTTTTTCATTTGTAAATGCAATTTTTGCAAGGGACAAATTAGTCAGTTAGGTCAATTGATTAGTATATGTTAGATATAGTAGATATAGTAGATATGGAAATGCAAACCCTTGACAAGAACTACACAAGGTTTTGACAGCTGAATCAAGTTTTGGTGAAGAAATTAATTCTTAAATAGCTGAATTTGAAATCTGAACATATGGAAGTTGTTATATTGCCATTATAAGAGAGAACTAGTTAGAACCTCGTGGTCATTTCTTAAAGGTCCTTTGTATTGGACCGTACCATAATTACATTTGTTTAAAATCATATACTCCAAACTTTCTCAaacatttattgatgattgttATATAATTCAATATGGCAAGGTAAGCTTTACAATTTGTAGTATGATGCATTTGACAAATTGTTCTGACTAAAGAAAAAAATGTTGCAGGTTATTTGCTAAGATTGTATCTGTTTCATTTACTTTTCTACCTTTCTCCTCCCAAATTATGAAAATCTATGTTATGTTGATTTAGCGCAACCATGGTTTTAGTCCCTTCAATTTGGGTTATCACTTATTTTATCATATTCCAAGTATTCAATTGATTTGTATCTTTATCTCTGTAGGATGTTGGACATTCCATTTTGAGAGCTTATTACAAATAGTTGTTACACCAAACAGAAGTAGAGTTTGGTGCATTAATAGAGAGGCTATTCTAATATGATATTGCAATTCATTTACAATTGCAATTTGTAAGGGAACTGAAATACATGATAGAGATATGAAGATAAATATGGAAGAAATATCAATTCTCACATTATTGAATTAGAAAACAATACAACATTACTTATTTAGAGCAACTAGTATTATAGGCAAAAGTACAttaaacacaaacacacaaaatcaAATGCTGCTAAATGATTTCGGTCAATAAGAAAAATATGAAACTAAACATTGCCACATATGTTGCTTTCTTCAAGATCATTCAGTTACTCAGCAGCAGCGCATCAAGCTGAATTACTAATTATAAGTGCGAACACCTGCAATGTACAAATCAAGAAAAAGTTCATTATTACCATTGTATTTTGTAGTTTAGGAATTTTGAAATGAAGACTATGAAGATAAAGATTAAATTCTAATTCCAAAAGAACTTAATGACTTGTTAATGATTCAaagaaacattaaaaaaatattaatttatctcACCTGTAAGAGAAGTCTTTTTGATTATGCTAAGCTCTCTAGTAACTTCCACAATATTCAATCTATCTTTCGGTGATTCCATTGAACAAAACAGTCCAATCCTGAATAGGGAAATTAAGCACTCATCAAGATTTGGAATCATATTCTCACGATTTCTATTTTGTATTTCTACTTCTCCATCTTTTGGTAGAAGATTCGGGTCCAAAATCTTTATAAGATTATTAGGAAATGATATTGCGACAAAGTTATGAAGATTTTGGCCATCTTCAAAAACTTCATCTGTGGGTCTTTTACCGGTAAGCATTTCCAGAATCAGGATTCCAAAGCTATACATGTCACCGCATGTAGACACTTGAGAGCCCATTCCATACTCTAAAACATTCAGCAAAAGTTGTTAATACTATATCACTAATAAACTATTAAGTATGCACCAAAACCTAAAAGAATTCAAAGAAACAATATAAGATTCTTGAATTTAGGTCATACCTGGAGGAGCATAGCCAACAATCCCTTTTATTCCGATTGAACTTGTATCCTTATGAGAAGTACTGTTAATGGCGGAGACAAGTCTTGCTATGCCAAAATCACTCACATGAGCAACCATGTCATCATCAAGAAGTACATTACTTGGCTTTAGATCACAATGAAGGATCAACTGTTCACATTCTTGATGAAGATAGTGTAGTGCCAAAGCAACATCGATAATGATGTTGATTCGATGAGCAAGGTCCAATGTTGTTTGACTCTCCGCAtttaaaacatttgaatgcaaccATTGTTCTAGGCTTCCATTTTTCATGTAATCAAAAACTAGAGCTTTAAATTCTTGACCTTTATAATCTGAACTAGAACAACATGTTATAATCTTAACCAAATTTCGGTGACGTATATTTTTGAGTGCATTGCATTCAAGAAGAAAACTCTTGTGAGCTCCCTTCTTTTGAAGATTCAGAACCTTTATGGCAACAAAATTGTCTTCGGACACAAGGTTTCCTTTGTACACAGAACCAAAACTTCCTGATCCAATCAAGTTTGTAATCGAGAATCCATTGGTTCCTCGATGTAAGTCTCGATACGAAACCTTATGTAGTTGATCAAGTGTTGGTGAATCCAAAGATCGTTTGTGGTTTCTTTTCCTCAACCAATAAATAGTTAGAAAAATTGAAAGTatgagaagaaaagaaaacaCGCCAATAGCTTCCAATATGAACTTATGGTACTTTCTGTGTTTCCTATCCTTGACGGAGCATGTTGGCAGGCGCATCTGTGGAATACCTCCACAAAGTTTTTTGTTTCCAATCATTGCTACTTGGGTTGCATTTCCAAAGACACCAGATATTGGTACCTCACCTTCCAACATGTTAAAAGAAACATTCAAGTATGTTAAACCCGAGATGTTCTGTATAACATCAGGAATTGAACCAGCCAATTGATTTTTCGAAAGGTCTAAATATTGAAGACCTTTGAGGGAAGACAAAGAGGATGGTATTGTTCCGTTGAAGGAGTTATCTTGCAAAAGAAGGTATTCTAAGCTTATGCACTCACCAATAGATATTGGAATATCTCCTGACAATTGATTATTGGAGGCATCTAGCTTACCAATATTTTTTAACATACCCACTTGTCCTGGTAAGCTACCACTCAAAGAGTTGTGTGACAAGTCCAATAAATTTGTTAAAGATAATAGATTAAAAACCTCTGAAGGGATGGCTCCTTTAAGCTTGTTCTGTGAAAGATCTAGATATTGCAGCTTTTGACAGTTTCCTATGCTTGGAGGAATATTTCCTCCAAACATATTACCATGTAATTCCAAAAGATACAATTGACTAAGATTACTTAAAAAGGGTGGTATATCTCCTGATAACTTGTTTCCGCTCAAAGTTAACTTTTGCATCTTTTGGAACTTCCCAAAAGCAGTGGGAATATTTCCTTCAAATTGGTTAAAGTCAAcgtacaataaaaataaatttactagACATCCTAACTCAGAGGGAATTTTTCCTGAAATCATATTAGATGCAAGATCTAGGTTTTCAAGCTTAGTGGATAAACTTCCTACAGAGTTTGGCAGAATGCCTCCAAAATTATTAAAGGCGATACTAAACGTGTTTAGTATACTACAGTTTgtcaaatatttaaaaaactcCAAATCCTTAGTTGAATTGCTACCTAAACTGTTAAATTCCAAATTGAGTGTTTGTAAATTTTTTAGCCTTCCTAAACTTGGAACTTGTCCTACAAAATGATTTTCACTAATATCAAAACCTATAATGGAAGATGCATTTACTATGGAAGTAGGGATTGGGCCTGAAAATTGATTTCCTGAAATGACAAAAGTGTGGAGATTGGGGAGGGTGTTGAACATGTTGAGTGGAA is part of the Vicia villosa cultivar HV-30 ecotype Madison, WI linkage group LG2, Vvil1.0, whole genome shotgun sequence genome and encodes:
- the LOC131646685 gene encoding probable LRR receptor-like serine/threonine-protein kinase At3g47570; protein product: MKPFSLLSPTLLYLHLFFLCFASNKIVAVTLGNQTDHLSLLKFKESITTDPYRTLECWNSSTHFCKWFGITCNPVHERVIELNLDGSELHGSLSPHVGNLSFLKILHLRNNSFFGEIPQELGQLQQLQRLSLTNNSFAGQIPTNLTYCSNLASLFLDNNNLIGKIPTEIGSLKKLQNFTVYGNNLTGGISSFLGNLSGLMGFSCNSNNMQGDIPQEICHLKNLSQLLLGENKFSGTIPSCLGTISSVTILALTGNRFHGSLPLNMFNTLPNLHTFVISGNQFSGPIPTSIVNASSIIGFDISENHFVGQVPSLGRLKNLQTLNLEFNSLGSNSTKDLEFFKYLTNCSILNTFSIAFNNFGGILPNSVGSLSTKLENLDLASNMISGKIPSELGCLVNLFLLYVDFNQFEGNIPTAFGKFQKMQKLTLSGNKLSGDIPPFLSNLSQLYLLELHGNMFGGNIPPSIGNCQKLQYLDLSQNKLKGAIPSEVFNLLSLTNLLDLSHNSLSGSLPGQVGMLKNIGKLDASNNQLSGDIPISIGECISLEYLLLQDNSFNGTIPSSLSSLKGLQYLDLSKNQLAGSIPDVIQNISGLTYLNVSFNMLEGEVPISGVFGNATQVAMIGNKKLCGGIPQMRLPTCSVKDRKHRKYHKFILEAIGVFSFLLILSIFLTIYWLRKRNHKRSLDSPTLDQLHKVSYRDLHRGTNGFSITNLIGSGSFGSVYKGNLVSEDNFVAIKVLNLQKKGAHKSFLLECNALKNIRHRNLVKIITCCSSSDYKGQEFKALVFDYMKNGSLEQWLHSNVLNAESQTTLDLAHRINIIIDVALALHYLHQECEQLILHCDLKPSNVLLDDDMVAHVSDFGIARLVSAINSTSHKDTSSIGIKGIVGYAPPEYGMGSQVSTCGDMYSFGILILEMLTGKRPTDEVFEDGQNLHNFVAISFPNNLIKILDPNLLPKDGEVEIQNRNRENMIPNLDECLISLFRIGLFCSMESPKDRLNIVEVTRELSIIKKTSLTGVRTYN